A genomic segment from Bacteroidota bacterium encodes:
- a CDS encoding TIR domain-containing protein has protein sequence MARKCFYSFHYIPDSWRVSKIRNIGAIEGNKPASDNDWESVTKDGEKKIKEWIANQMKGKTCAVILTGSNTANRKWINYEIKEAWNNGMGVLVIHIHNITDRNDKQSSKGANPLYYVTHGPTGKRLSTIAENYDPPRTTSKGVYNYIAEHVEDWIEEAIQIRKDND, from the coding sequence ATGGCTAGAAAATGCTTCTATAGTTTTCACTATATACCGGATAGTTGGAGAGTTTCAAAAATACGCAATATCGGAGCTATTGAAGGCAATAAGCCGGCATCTGATAATGATTGGGAATCTGTTACGAAGGATGGAGAAAAGAAAATAAAGGAATGGATTGCCAATCAAATGAAAGGTAAAACATGCGCTGTGATTCTGACAGGCTCCAACACTGCGAATCGTAAATGGATTAATTACGAGATCAAAGAGGCTTGGAATAATGGCATGGGTGTTCTGGTAATACATATACACAATATCACTGATCGTAATGATAAGCAGAGTTCAAAAGGAGCAAATCCTCTGTATTACGTAACTCATGGCCCTACAGGAAAACGACTTTCTACAATTGCTGAAAACTATGATCCGCCAAGAACCACTAGTAAAGGTGTCTATAATTATATAGCAGAACACGTTGAGGATTGGATAGAAGAAGCAATACAGATACGTAAAGACAATGATTAG
- a CDS encoding toll/interleukin-1 receptor domain-containing protein, translating to CLAYDSEGAQRIASAMLECAGLLPRQRRVFLSYRRDEAREAALQLFDELSSRSFDVFLDTHGIAPAEDFQAVMWHRLCDSDVLVMLDTPNYFASRWTSAEFGRALAKGIMVLRIGWPDCTPSKRTATASRAELLPEEVDTETGRLKDEAISRICLQLEAVRSQSHAVRNLNLVSNLRQAIEQIGGNVIGVGLNKAIHIRLPDERNVVVYPTVGVPTSSSLYDAATNAVNQSTAVVYDHIGLDPNWLKHLDWLGSYIKTVHWVKITEAAWQFAGWEVQS from the coding sequence TTGTCTCGCATATGATTCTGAGGGAGCACAACGGATTGCTTCTGCTATGCTTGAATGCGCTGGCCTACTACCTCGTCAACGCCGTGTTTTCTTGAGCTATCGTAGAGATGAAGCACGGGAAGCCGCCCTACAGTTGTTTGATGAACTTTCTTCACGATCTTTCGATGTCTTTCTCGATACACACGGAATCGCACCGGCTGAGGATTTTCAGGCCGTGATGTGGCATCGTCTGTGCGACTCTGATGTTCTAGTAATGCTCGATACGCCAAACTACTTTGCCAGCCGATGGACGAGTGCCGAGTTTGGACGGGCACTGGCCAAGGGCATTATGGTTCTTCGGATTGGATGGCCTGATTGTACTCCCTCAAAACGCACAGCCACAGCTAGTCGGGCTGAGCTTTTGCCCGAAGAGGTCGATACTGAAACGGGACGACTAAAGGACGAGGCTATCAGTCGGATATGTTTGCAACTAGAGGCGGTACGGAGTCAAAGTCATGCCGTCCGTAATCTGAATCTTGTAAGTAATCTTCGACAAGCCATTGAACAGATTGGTGGGAATGTTATTGGAGTTGGATTGAACAAAGCGATTCACATCCGTTTGCCAGATGAGAGAAATGTTGTAGTGTACCCCACTGTCGGTGTTCCAACATCATCAAGCTTATATGATGCAGCAACGAATGCAGTCAATCAATCAACAGCAGTAGTCTATGATCACATTGGTCTTGATCCGAATTGGCTTAAGCATTTGGATTGGTTGGGTAGCTATATAAAAACTGTACATTGGGTCAAAATCACTGAAGCAGCTTGGCAATTTGCCGGCTGGGAGGTCCAATCATGA